CGGCAGTTTTTAAAACCTCGTTTTGCAAACGAATACACCAGCCGCACCAATCGCTTCCCGTAAAGAACATTAACATAGGCTTTTGCTGTTTATTACTTACCGTAATTGCCTCTCTAACATCAGTATACCACTTTAATTCCTGAGCCTGACTAACAAAAGAAACGGCTATAAAAAAGGCTGTCAATATTATTCTTTTCATAATCTGTTATTTTTCAGCAAATTTAAACAAAAAACCAATTCCAAAAACGGTAATTATTTTACTTCCTGCATTAATCTTTTAATCAACGGAGTAGTAACAATAAGTACAATACCCGCAATAAGAGCATACACTGCTAATTGATAATAACCATCTGTATACGCTATTAGTTTAGACATTAAAGTTGTTCCTGTATTAGCATCAGACATTTCAGCTCCTAATTTTCCGGCAGCAAACTGTCCAAATGCACTCGACAGAAACCATAATCCCATCATCATTCCAAATAATCGCTTAGGAGATAATTTTGTAATTACCGACATTCCGATTGGTCCAATACACAATTCTCCAAGTGTATATAAAAGATATCCTAAAGCAAATACATCCAGAGAACTTAATCCGTTTTCATCGACAAAGAATCTGGCACTGTAAAAAATAAAGAATCCGGCAGCTAATAAAATGAATGACAAACCAAACTTAATAACCGTATTAGGTTCTATTTTTTTCTTGAAAAGGAAAATCCAAAGCAATCCGACTAAAGGGCTGAAAATAATAACATAAAGTGAATTTATACTATTATTTACCACATTTGGATCAATACTAAAAAACAACATTTTGTTTGATAAATTATCTTTGGCAAACAGTGACAATGAACCTCCTGACTGTTCAGAAATTGCCATAAACATAAAGTACCCAAAAATAAATACAAAAGCAGCTAAAAGTTTTCGCTGTTGTTTAGAGTCTTTTATCTGAATTAATTCATATAAAAAATACCCTACCGCAGCAATCCCGATTGTGTACATGAAATATTCTGTAAAATCAGAATTGATAACCATTATATACACTAATGGAATAACAACAAAAGAACCAACATAAACAGCTGTTTCATACAAACTGCGTTTTTTAGGTGTCTGATTTTCCAGCGGCGAGTTTCCTATTGGTGCTAAATGCTTTTTCGTTAAAAGAAAAGTTACGACTCCAATAATCATCACAATTGCTGCAGAAAGAAAACAAAGACTCCATGAGTAGTTTTTTCCTAAGTAAATAGGAATCGCACCTCCCAGCATGCCGCCAATATTAATTCCGGCATAGAATAAACCGTAACCTGCATCACGACGACCAT
This portion of the Flavobacterium gelatinilyticum genome encodes:
- a CDS encoding peptide MFS transporter, which gives rise to MESKNNTITLEEIQNFKGKYPKQLWYLFLVEMWERFCFYGMRGVLAFFMVDQLGLLEGKANLQYGAIQAFVYAFTFIGGIFADKILGFKKSLLFGGIVMILGNLLIAASPHDFFYYGITLSIIGTGFFKPNVSSMVGELYHENDGRRDAGYGLFYAGINIGGMLGGAIPIYLGKNYSWSLCFLSAAIVMIIGVVTFLLTKKHLAPIGNSPLENQTPKKRSLYETAVYVGSFVVIPLVYIMVINSDFTEYFMYTIGIAAVGYFLYELIQIKDSKQQRKLLAAFVFIFGYFMFMAISEQSGGSLSLFAKDNLSNKMLFFSIDPNVVNNSINSLYVIIFSPLVGLLWIFLFKKKIEPNTVIKFGLSFILLAAGFFIFYSARFFVDENGLSSLDVFALGYLLYTLGELCIGPIGMSVITKLSPKRLFGMMMGLWFLSSAFGQFAAGKLGAEMSDANTGTTLMSKLIAYTDGYYQLAVYALIAGIVLIVTTPLIKRLMQEVK